The DNA segment TAAACTTCAGTTCGTTCAAGAGTAAAATCTGACATAGAAAGGACAGTTGAAAAGAATTAAATAGTCTCAGAAACTGCCCATAGCATAAGAAAATCAATTCAAGAGTAACTAGCATATCCAGATGATCTCTTCTTTAGAAGCATCATCCTTCTAGTATTCATCTGACCAAATTGACAAAactacaaaaaagaaagaaaaaaaaaagaaagagaaattgcACCAATTTTATTCCTTGACCTACCTTCGGCAGGCACCGGACACATCTATTTGAAAGATCGAGTGTGGTAATACTCGCCAATGAACCACTACACTCTGACAAACAACCTGGATTATCTGCCCCCAAAATGCTGCCACAAAAGCCTAATGCCCATTCGCCAAAATTGCTAGTAAAACATGAGTTGTAGATTTCCAGTCCAGGAATACCATCATGAATCGATTTAGAAATCCTGTCACCACTGAAAATGCATTATACACATCAGTCAATTACTAGAAGAAAAGGGGTGTTGATGCAAGAAATTGGCAACAAAAATCCTAGAGCTAGAACAGTTTCATCGGAAAAAATCAacttccaaaatatttcctattAAATAGAGCTCTATCGCTATCAATGAATCATAGAACCATTGATTCTTTTATTTTGTAGAGTAGAAGGACATCACCATCATAGATGGAAAGCAAATGAGATAATGTGCTTACATACGCTACTCCTGCTCATATTACTGAAGAATCTCAGGAGGCAACAACACACTAAAGATGAAGAGCAAATAAGAGCTAAAGACACCCTCATCTGCCAAATGAGACAACATCAACTAGCTTGATGTTCTGAAGCATGTAGGGCTGCAAGAAAAAGTTAAAGACACTCAAAACTTACCAATCTCGCAGAGCACGATTATCATTCAACCAGATTGCCTTTAACCTTCTGCACTTTGTGACTTCCTGAATAATTGTTTCTGCATCCTCGAGTTTGTTACCCCAGAGATTAAGAGCAACCAGGTTCTGTTGTAAGGTAAATAATTAATATGATAAGTACAATATAGTGCATGATATAGCGTCTCTTTAATCATTCTTAGGTTGTTTGCTTAGAAAATATAAGCACATTGACGACGGCAGTGTTCATGAGGTGCTACCAACCGGAAACTTAGTAGACAATTCTAGAGACTTCAGCATCTCATCGTCGATGCCCAACTCCTCCAGCTCCAACCAAGTTGCAGCATCCACTCCTCTCTCCTTCACTTTGTCCATCTCCTTTAGCAAGATTTCCAACACATTGTCCAGGCTTccactcttctcctcctcttgggTTTCTGACTCCGGATTTTCATCGTTGGATTTCAGATCAAGATCGACGCACATCAACGTTGCCATTCTCTCAGCTAATCCGGGAACCTCCCTCAGCTGTAAAAACCATCCAAGATTCAATTTTTTATCCAATTAATCGATCAAAGAAGCAAAAAGACCATCAAAAGGATGCTCCAATGCCGAATTTACCCTAAACCTAACGTTAGATATGGTTCATTTCATTGCTCGAGCTCTCACCTGTTGGAGAGCGTCGGAAAGGCGAAATGACCATGCGTGATCGACAAGGAAAACGTTCGACTCCTTCCCGAGGAATTCAGCCGAGAAGAGGAGGCGGCGCTGGCGGCCTCCCTCGCATGGCTCGATGGAGAAGAAGTCGCCGCCGTCGAAGGTTTCGCTGGAGAGCTTGCGGAAGAGCTGGCGGTAGAGCGGCAGTGGAACGCCGGAGGCAGCGAGTAGAATCCCGTGGACCTTGACGAAGTCGTCGAAGTCCCGGATTACAGCAGAAGCGGACATGGCGGCGGAAGCGGCGTCGGCGAACGGTGGATTTGTCGCGAACTTTGCGTGCGAGAAGCGGGGCAAAGGTTTTGGTATGTCGTTGCGAAGAGAACCAAGAGATCGGACGGCTGTGAAGCTCCGACAAGCTTAATCCTTGATCGTTGATTCATCCTAGGCTATGGCTGTATGTGGTCAGCCAAGCTTGATACCGGGTAGAATTTGACTTACGTGGTATCGGGTGGAATTGAGGTCAGATCCATCCAGATCCGAGTCCGACATGCTTATGGGTCGGATATTTTGGAACACTTCCTCGCATAAGTCTTCTCATCTTTATTTCTGGTAAGCTTTTTGTCTTGATGATGGAGTTCGACGCTCTAAAACAATGTAATGCTACATTATAAATGTAATATAAATTCTCATTTTGGATATGTTATGGGAGACTGATTTGATTGGCTATCGTTGTTTTATCGATACCTTAGTAATACGAGATCATTAGCTTGGTAATATATAATGACACTTTAGCTCCTAATAATAGATAAAACTGAGATATTTTGATTTTTAACGGATGAAATAAGAAATAAATCCATGATTTCTCAATCCAACAATCCAATAAATTACACTACCATAATTATACATTCCATTCCTCTTGTCACAATTCAATTTCCTATGGTTCCTCACCAGGCTATAATAGCCTTCATAAGTTATCGTAAAAAAAATCACTTTATTTCAtaacatatgaaatcaattagtatattctaaactaatttaatttaattagatGCTAAGATCTCGATATTTAATTAATGATGGATTGCATTACGAATTTTTAGCAGTCAATTGGCTAAAattaagtgcatgacctaagctcCTAAAAGTCGTTATTCTAACATCAATCGTCGATATTAAAGTCATGTGGCGAGCCATTCATTAATCATGGCCTTAGAAATAAGCTGCACAATAGCGATGCCACGGTTAGGAGGGGTAGTCTCAGTAGGCTAAGCTGATTCGAATTCGATAGTTATTTGAACTAAAGATGGATCCCTAAATATAACATCGAGCCTAATTGAACATGGAGAACTACGGCACATGGTCTGGGCCACATTATGTACATCGAGCCACATTTGTATTTTTGGGATAGGTTCCATCGCTTCATCTGCGCTCCAGTGTCGAAACAACGCGCTCCATTTTCCGTGCTAAGAGATCACCAGTCGGACGGTCACGATCCGATCGATTGTTCATCACAGCGCTAATTTTTTAGTTTCTCCTGTGAGGCTTCCACAGGGAACAGAAAGACACCGGGTGCCCCTTCCACCGCAGCcccaccgccgcctccgccggcGCCGCCCTCATCTCCCAGTTCCCGTCGTACTTCCGCAGGAGAGCCCTCCCCGCATCCAGCGCCTCCTCCCCGAATGCCTCCTCTCGGAACCCCACCGCAGCCATCCTCTCCCGCCACAGATCTCGCCCTTCGGCCGCCGCCGCCTCAGCCGTCGTCTCCAGAAACCTCGCTGCCTCCCCCTCCAACACCCGCCTCTCAGCGCTCTCCCTCCCCTTGAACGCCGCGCTCGTCGAGTCAAGGAACCTCCACAGCAGCTCTGCGTTCCTCGCGAACCCAGCCGGGAACCCTacttcgccgccgccgccgctgccgtcgATCTCGCTCAGGACCACGAGGTCGGGTTCTAATTCCCGTATCGATCGGAGGAACGTTGTGCGATCGTCGGCGCTGCCATGGCCCGCCCGGAATTGGACGCAGACGACTAGGGTCTCGCCGACGGTGAGAGCCACGGACCCCGCGCCGAGATCTTCGGTGTGGTCGATCCGTAGGTTGAGATCGATCGATCTGGCGTAGCGGAGGAGGTGGGACTGGAAGTCGTACCCTGGCGGCGCCACGGAGAATGGTCCGGGAGGCGCCGCCCCGCCGGCGACAGCGAGGCGGACGAGTTTCGGCGCGCCGCCGGGGTTGCGAGCCAGCGCATCGAGGAGCGTTGGCCACTGGACGCCGTGGGAAACCCCGATGTCGACCACGTGGAGCGACCTAGCGTGGCGGTTGGGGTCGAGTGTCATGGTTTGGAGGATGGACGCGTTGGCGAGAGCGCTGGGGAACGCGAACCAGGGGCTGACCTCGTGGAACTTGATAATCGCTGATCGGAAGAGCTTCGGTTCCGTCGTGGCGAAGGTGGCCGCGGAGGTGCCACCGCGGTCGGGGATGGCGATCCCTGCAGCGGAGGTATGGTTGGAGAGGGCGCGCAGGCCGTGGGCCGCGAGCCGGTGATTGGCATCGCCGGAGAATGATTGGAGCTCTCGGAGGACGCAAAACAAGTGTCGGACCCTCGAGATGTTTGCTGCTTCGATGGCGGCAGCGCATGGATTCAGCAATTGCTCAGCCCATCTCACTTCCTTGCTCACGCCATTGCTTGAGCTTCCCGCGTTCCCTTTTCCATGGCCCTTCCTCCCTGTCGCCGCTGGCTTCTTGTTTGCTTCACCTTCCTCCTCAAATCCTCCATCACCTTCGATGGCAATCCTCTGACGGTTTTGGTGTGTTGGGTTCTTGTTCGGAGTGGTTGGGTTCGTCGATAATTTCCTCTTCTTGGAGAATTCAGCTTGAGGAAGTAATGGAGAGTTATTAGACGTGGCGAGAGTGGAGACCAAAGGATTGTGTATCATGTTGGCCTGGTCCTCTTCTTGAGTCCACCATTCATAGTTGGTGATTTGATCGGCAGTGTTTCCAGCGTACGAATCATCGAGGAAGGAGGAGAGGAAGGACACAGAATCCTCCAACCAGTCCAGaacatgatggtggtggtggcgatTGGGTGAGAGGTTTGGGTCTGGTCCTCCCTCGAAGGTCATGGTGGATCAGAGGTATAATACTCAGCGAGACCTGGGGTCTTTAAGCATTGACTTCAAAGAGCAAGCAAGGAAAACTAGAGGAAGTTGAGAACCATAGTAGGGCGGGGAAGATGGGGAAGAAAGTGAGCTGCAGGAGACAAAACAGAGGAGGATGGATTGCCAGACAGTTCAAAGATTTTGGATATTGACTTCACAAAGTTGGAGAAAGAAGTGGGGGCTTTAGAATGGGATGGAGAAGATAAGAGTGGTTAAGGATATGAGAGAGATGGGATAGACAATGGCATGGAAGTTCACAAAGTTGAAGGGGTTTTGAGCATTGACCAAGCAAGAGGTGGGAAAGGGAGATGGATGCTTGGAGTCTGCATTGTTAGTCCATCAGATTTGTATTGTGACTGAAGCTTATAAAATGGAGATGAGATGGTAGGAAGGGCGGTGGATTCAAATATTTTAAGTTTGTGAATGTTGTTTGTCATTGGAGTGCAGGCTTTGTACTTTGCTGCATTTCTATTAGagagtgtgaaagagatggctgttggTTGTTAGTTTGTATGGAAATTCATCACTTGTTCCCATCTGTATTATATATGTGAATGATTGAGATCCAAATGacaacaggagaaagaaagcatAATATTTTTGTGCACAGAGGATGAGTTTTAGGTCTGGATCAACAATTAAATATTGAAGGCCTTTTCCTATTGGATATAGGCTGGTGCATACAAAAAACGAAGTTCAACATGTGTCATTTACTGGTTGGTCAAGAGTGGAGATGCCCTGCACTAGCTGGACTCATGGTTAGATCCAGGAGTCCTTTGATTATGGTTTTGGTTGCCATTACAGCACCTTCTAGTATTCGTGAATCAAAATTTTATCATGGAAGCAGGAAAAATTGTAGTACTTGACCATTATGTTCTTGGTTTCCTTAGTGAAAATCTGCTGTCTGTCTTTAGATGGTATGTGCCCTTATGGCTGTTGACTATAATAAAGAAGTCGATGAATGTATGCCCTGTCGGCTTGTCAGAATTACTTCCAGTGGAGCTCGTAATATAGGCTTTGACTACGGTTTGGGTGCTGTTATTATGCTGAAGAAATTCCTCCGAGTGAACCCCTAATGCTGTATCCTAAACAGACACAGCAAAGGTTCCTTTTCTATATTTGAATCGGCTAAACTTTTATATGTTGATTGTCTTTTACTTAGGCTTTTGGCATCTTGTGTCTGCAAAAGGTCGAAATGGCTTCTGGGGTTTTGGTATCATATAAGGAAGTAAAGCTTATATATTTTCAGAAATTTTAGCATTTTTAGATGAGCAATGCATTAACATTTGTGAATTGACCCAAGAAATGACACTGCTCATCTTAATCTGTGGATCATAAAGGGAGAAGATGCCATTCACCTGCAGATCTGAGTCATTTCTAAGACTCTAAAGTATAATTTAGCGCTACAACAAATATTCATATTACATTATCCACCTTATTGAGTGTTTATTGGATCCCTATTCCACAATTACTTACTAGTACTATTGTTATTATATAATTGTTGTTGCCATTAACAACAGCAGAATTgtgattgttgttattattaaggACTTTCTGTTGTTCTATGAATCCGCTTATTTTTTTAGTGTCTCCAATTATTCTTACGATTGCTTCATGCTAACATGTGTCTCATGAAGACCTAGCCGTTTCCCATAATGTTCCTTTACTATTTTGCATGGCTTTATACTCAGCTTCTCAATTAGTTTATTCTTGATAGTTTTATCTATAATGTTATGTTCCATTATATTCTATTGTTTGTAATCTTGTGCTTTCTTGTTCTATAAACTTAACCAAGGGTAACAAACAAGATGCTGGCTAAGGTAGAAAACGAGTAGCCCAACATGTTATATAGAGTAAACAGGAATTTCATGTCCGTGCTTGACATGAGTGATGATTCAAAGCATAAATTTGAGAAACAAGTTTATCAGTTTCTCTCTGCTTATTGGTTAGGTTGATCATATTTGTAGTGTTTAGTCAATATCTAGGTTGAATTACTGGGCAGACAAATTGAACTGCAATTTCTTGGATGGCCACACTGTAAATTGACATAGAAAAAAGATGTCTGCTAATCGTCTCAAATTGTTGTTTCATGAACAAGGCTGATCTCTAACCAAAGACACTTAGATTTGATATGAAAGAAAGTTCTTCCAATAATCTTTATGAAGCCAATCTTAAATCTCAATGGTCAAATAGATGGTCTTGGATGAAGAGATGGCTCAAGCATGAAAGATCATAATGTGTGGCAGTCCAAATTGCTTTTAATGCATTGGTTTCATCAGAAAACAATGATGGTTATAGCCAATAGCTTGCAGTCGAACATAAGGAactccttttcttttgttttttaaaCATACAGACAACTCAATAATACCATTTCTCAAGAAGCTTTAGAGGCATATCTCTTTGTGTGCGTGtgcgtgtgtttttttttttatttttagtttggcATTGTAGCAAGCTAGAGCTAAAATAGTTATCATTGTTTTTCTCAGTGATGTTAGAGAAGGTTAGGAAATGCATGACAGACAAGGGAAGCTTTAACCTATTCCTAATTATCTAAACAAGAAAATAACTAATGGCTATTAGGTGAGCGGAGATCATCAGGATATGCCTCTAAGAAAACCTTATAAATATAGAACAATACAATTTGCCACTCTCTCATCTTTCCTGTTTAGGATGCCAGTTGCCTTCTTGTTCATTTGACAGTATTATCTGCAAGAAAACAAATTACTTGATTAGGTACTAGAAACATTCAATCTtttatttaaaatcataaaaagaCTGGATAATTAATTGGGTATAGAAGAAAATGTAGCAAGTACTAGAACCTTTTCGACCATTTTCTCAATCATTCTCTTTTGTTGTGGATAGGAAAGTTATGTATTTCTTTCTTAATTTCTATATAATTGTGAAACATTTCTAGACAAatatactaataattttatatatattcaCCAAATCTGATGGGCCTTTGGCTTAGTTTTCTTTTACCTATTACTATTATAATTTACTCCTTTGTCATCTGAAGTTGATTGCAAGTGACCTGTCCTTATCAATAGAGTATCTTTGTTAAAATAGTGCACTAGTCCAACTTCATACCTATTATATATTGAAACTTCCAGTGGCTTCTGCTTTCCACTTTCACTTGCATTGTCTAAACCCCTAATCATGTAGCAGTGAGCTCAGCATGCATGCTCAGGATGATATGACCCTTTCTTTGTGTAGTTTTCCTTTTGTAAAATAGGCTTCTATATTTTTATCATCTCGAATGAGCTGAGCATGTTAGCACCTGATTTACTGTAATCACGCAAGTAGTTATGGTATTAATTTGGTTATCACTTTCAAATCTTACTCCAGGGAATCTGCAAATAGTAGTCAAACCTTAATTTTTGAAATGTACTAAACAAATGTTAAAATATATGCTTATGGTTGATGACCTATTTCTGGGACTTGAATGGTTGACAAGGGAAGGAAGTATGATGCGGACTCtataattcttttattatattatttcaaaCTTTTAAAGATTGATCTAGTTGTACCTGCTATGATTAATAGTGTCACAATTGACTCTACCAGTTCAGGTCTACATTCTAAGATATGCAGTTTATCTGGAGATTTTTGGCTGTTGATTTAGATGCTTGCCTGAAATGCATCTTAAAACTTTGTGTTCTATACTTCAAACTTCACAGAGATTTATATTTTTGATGATCTAAATTCTCCATCTGGGATCCATTTATGGGCCACATTGAGTTTGAGTAGCACTTTCCTTTCGCATACAAATGCATCAAAAGTTAAATTTAGATGTAGAGGCAATTTGCAATATGTACACGTTAAATATTCCAATCAGTCATTGCACTTTTGTAACTACGAACACATGTAGGGGGCATTTGGTTGCCTGCAACTGAAAATTTCTGTAAATAACACTTGCAGGTAGAAGCAAAATCTGCAAGGAGTAACTGCTGGCACAGCTGTTTGGATACATGCATATCAAGTTGCTACTCGTGGTTGCAAGTTGCAACTAAGGTAGAAGACATGCTATCCAAACTGGAAGATTGACTGGCCAGAACAGCTGGGGCTATTCTGCTATGATAAATGGTAACTTTGAGTCTGCATGATTTCAAAGAATTGGCAGGAGTTGATAATGTATGCCTTTAGTATTTTGGTGTTTGATTGTGTCACTGGATTGCGGAACTTACTCTCTTTGCCGTAGACTAATATCTTGATTTGGCAGGGATAAACTATTGTGCCGACAGAGTATATGGCAGGTAGATATGCTTTTCATGGGGCCCTGAGGAAATAGAGAAAAAAGGTATATGCTACATTGTTCTGGTATTTGTAGGTGGCTAATAAATTCGTGCTTTGGTGAACAATTATTATGTAGATGTGTGTTTGTACCTATGTCTGAATACGTCTAGGTACAGACGGATGTTGTTTCAATTAGCTTGTGGGTCACTCTTGATGGTTGATGCTAATCAAGTTTTCAGGATTGTGTTCTCTGCTTCACAAATTGCTGACAAATATTTATGGTGCTCTAGAAGTTGTGCATGATAATGGTGGGAGGGGGATCTACTACCATCGAGAAGGGGACTGTAAGATGACAGGCTCTTTGTTCCTTGTCTCTCCCAAAGATAACATGGTCATCCTGATGACCTATGAACCTCATGTGTCTGCTCTATGAGAGAGTAGGAGAATTGGTTTGAGGATACAAAACATTAGGCTTTGCCTTATAATATTTACCTAGCAAGATTTCAAATATAAGTTGGATTGGCATGTATCAATTGGTATTTGTTGGCCCAACAAAGTAGCAAAACCTGTATATGATTCGGAAGGAGCTCTGTGTTTGTACTCTTAGTAAGCTCGTCTTAGTTATTTGAACTATGATTCCCGCTCATCTTTGTTTAAACTTCCGCTGCTCTAACAAGGCAAAAAGGAGACAACAAAAGACAAATAAAACCTAGCCGTTAAGCTGACGCTCCAACGTTCGCAAACTAACTGATAAATTGCCACTTCCAAATCCCCTCAATGcatcgagaagaagaagaagaaagcagcaCAGGGGTGGAGAGAAATGGTTTGTGACATGAAGCTTAGGAGCTCCTCCTCGCTCCCgaacctcctcctctcctccctgaacctcctcctcctcgtcctcgccTCCGCGTCCTTCGCTCCCGTCTTCCTGCTCAGGACTTCCCCAACCTCCTCCGGCTGGGCCCTCTTCACGGTCTCCTCCACCACCGTCCTCTCTTCCGTGCTGGGCTTCTTCTCCCAGCTGACCCGCCTCTGCTTCGTCACCCACGTCTCCTTCATCCTCGCTTCCTCTGTCGGTCAGTCGCTCAGCTTCCTCGCCCTTTTCCTCCGGCCCGAGCCCAGTCTGCGGCTGTTGGGCTCAGACAGGAGCGGGAAGGAGCAGAGGGTGCTGATGAAGGTGGAGGAGGCTCTGCTGCTCGGGATGTTCCTGGTGCAGTCGCTGGCGCTGGTCTCGGCCTGCGCggtgcagcggtggtggctgcggcAGTACGAGGAGGTGGAGGCCGAGAGGGAGGCGTCGGCAAGGAAGAGGAGCCGGAGGATGGCTCGCGTGCAGGAGGAGGCCATCGCCAACGCCGAGGCCGTGGCGAGGGAGTTGGAGGAGAAGACGAGGAGGAGCAAGGAAGGGCGGTGGGCGAAGAACGACTTCGAGGGATGAGGAAGAGAGGCTTAACGTATTGTAGATTGTGTTTGATGCAATCGAGCCTTTGGTTTGGTTGATCACTATGGGGTGGCCACCAAATGCAAAGTTCCAGCATTGCGTTTCTACATAGtgtcctctatatatatatatatatatatatatatatatatatatatatatatatatatatattggtgttCTCCTTCATGTTTGTGCTCTTATATGTTGCATTGTTACGATATATACTGATTCATTCAGAGAGCTCAAGTTCCAAAATGCAGGATTCACTCAGATGAAAAAAGAAGGCTAAACTTGATTCCATGAAAACAAAGGATGCCACTATGTGTAGACAAAATACAACAAGTAGCAGTATTTTTCTGTCAAACTATACTTGATTCCATGAATACAAAAGATTCACAGCTTGTGTTGAAGCTGACTTTTAAGAACATAGGAAGTCAACTGCTGGAATCAGATTTAACCTTCAAGCACAGCAAGTGCTTGTCGTCTGCCAGTAAATGGGGAACAGCCTTTTTGACCATCTGAGGTGGCGTACAGTAATGTTAAGTCAGGAGATGATTCAAGCTATCTTTGCAGTTAGAATTAGGATAAGATACCTGAAATCCAATTCGATCATAGAGTTTCTGAGCCCCCGTGTTGTTCTTGTGCACATGTACAAATATCCTGTGGGTACCTAACACAGCAAAGCTCGGGTAAGCAAGCACACTATAAACTGGCCTGTCATGTATAAGCATCCTTCTTCAACCATGACCACAGTTTCACAAGGACTAAATACACCTTTTGGCATAAAAACACTGAATAGAAGGTTGTGTTTTACCATATGAAACGGCTGCATCAATAGCTAATAATAACATGTTTGTCGCAATGCCTTGTCGACGAGCATGCTTGGCAACACataagtttgcgacatatgcataTCTTGGTTGATCTGCTCGGTAGAAATTGGAGGAAGCTGGTGGCTTCAAGCACTCCTGATTAAAATTTAATTCTTGAGTTTTTGGAgagaaacgaaaaaaaaaaaaaaaactgatgaaAAAAGGGATTGAACATGTTGCATACTCCGGGAAATGTCTCTCCACAAAGAAGCTGTCGTACGCTCAAATCCAAGGTCCCAACTATGCTCTTCAACACAGTCCGCTTGACATTTTTCTCATCCTTCCTTATCTGAAAATTTTAaacacaaaaacaaaacaaatttgAAGATGTGATCATTTGCAAAAGCCATTTCTAACAAAACACCCGTAGAAGTTGACAAAGTCATTTGTAAAAGGTAATATAGTCTCTCAAAAAAATTCCTGAATATTAGATGACAGGAACAGGATAAGTCCAAAAACTATATAACACATATCTCCTGTATATCGATTAAAAGTTTTTTGCAGATTTAAAAATTTCAAGTAATTCTCTGCCCATGGAGAAGCTCATCAGTTTTCATGAGAATAGTCAATTTTTATTATGTGGATCAGGAATAGTTTTGTGCGGAGTAATGTCTAGCCCAGAATTTGCTAGAATTATTCCAGTGGCCCTCCTATGATGAACAAAGAAGGATCCTACATAAGACAACATGGGTGCGGATCTCCTCGCATGGCAGTGATCCAACTAACGATTTTGATACCAGTAGGGACAGCTACAATCATGGTAGCTGCGCTGAAGTTGGCGTGCATATCACCCTTTCTTACATGAAGTTGGCTGAAGCCATTTGCAAAAGATAATAGTCTCTTAAAAATTTTCCTGAATACCAGATGACAGAAACAAATAATTCCAAAAACTGGCATAAATTCCAGAATTAAGGACCGCTTCCAACACATTAAGGTTCTTTCTTTCCTAAAGTCCTAACTATAAAAGGATCCTTATCTTAGTTATCAAAGTTAGAAATATCAGCAACAGAACTTCAAATTAGCCATATTATCTCAATCTTAACAAGAAATCTAGTGAGAAACAATCGAGAAACTGATTCCCCAATATGCCAAGAATATTGGGTCATCATGCAATCTTTATCTGCATATTGCAGTAAATTTACATCATGGATGTCTGGTGGTTTCTTTTGCTTATCATCTTCATGCATAGATAAAAATCTGTATAATGAACAATAGCATGCACCATTGAAATTAATGCACAGAGATCTCATACTTTAGTTCATGTCACCATCCTCCAACTTCATTGTTTGCTCTTCATTACAAAATTATCTTGTCAAAGAAGAAAATAAGCTTCTCTATAGGAATGATGATTAAATAGCTTCATAATCTATAGATCAGTACTTGTCAAGGTAGAACTGGAATTTTTATTCTCATTATAAGGTCTTCACATGTTGTGAATGTTGAAAATTTTCATCTCAGGAAAATTTTGAAGGAGAGATTAATTATTAGATCAACTAGATCGGCCGTCTCATCATTTAGCATTGTTGTATGATCAATAATACAGACAACTTCCTATAAAGAAGAAGTTCGGCTTCCTTTCACATTATTGCTACTTAGCTAGTTCATTCTCTTTCACCGAGAATTCATACATTCAACTAATGAAACAAAGTACCTCAGAAACCAACATAAAATTTCTTGTGATACAACTCATATAAGTCGATCATAGCCGTAAACTAAACCGTAACAAGACATAATGCCTGCAAATCAAACAGCAAGTACTACATAAATTTTGCATATACCGCAACAATGCAGACACACTTCTCCGCATGCTGCCTACCGCATCTCTTCTTTAAAGCATTAAATTCCTGCATCAGATTGCATATGAGGTTGCACACTCACTTTATTATACAGCAACATAAAgattataaataacaaaacatATCACATGGTATATCGAAAGCCTCAAGTCATTCAAGGAAATATATCTATGTATGGAAAGTTTGGTTAACTTGTTGAAAGAACTTGATAACCTAGTACCTAAATTCATATATGTGCATATGCTCATAACTATCC comes from the Musa acuminata AAA Group cultivar baxijiao chromosome BXJ1-10, Cavendish_Baxijiao_AAA, whole genome shotgun sequence genome and includes:
- the LOC135595837 gene encoding protein NODULATION SIGNALING PATHWAY 1-like, producing the protein MTFEGGPDPNLSPNRHHHHHVLDWLEDSVSFLSSFLDDSYAGNTADQITNYEWWTQEEDQANMIHNPLVSTLATSNNSPLLPQAEFSKKRKLSTNPTTPNKNPTHQNRQRIAIEGDGGFEEEGEANKKPAATGRKGHGKGNAGSSSNGVSKEVRWAEQLLNPCAAAIEAANISRVRHLFCVLRELQSFSGDANHRLAAHGLRALSNHTSAAGIAIPDRGGTSAATFATTEPKLFRSAIIKFHEVSPWFAFPSALANASILQTMTLDPNRHARSLHVVDIGVSHGVQWPTLLDALARNPGGAPKLVRLAVAGGAAPPGPFSVAPPGYDFQSHLLRYARSIDLNLRIDHTEDLGAGSVALTVGETLVVCVQFRAGHGSADDRTTFLRSIRELEPDLVVLSEIDGSGGGGEVGFPAGFARNAELLWRFLDSTSAAFKGRESAERRVLEGEAARFLETTAEAAAAEGRDLWRERMAAVGFREEAFGEEALDAGRALLRKYDGNWEMRAAPAEAAVGLRWKGHPVSFCSLWKPHRRN
- the LOC103968518 gene encoding uncharacterized protein LOC103968518 encodes the protein MVCDMKLRSSSSLPNLLLSSLNLLLLVLASASFAPVFLLRTSPTSSGWALFTVSSTTVLSSVLGFFSQLTRLCFVTHVSFILASSVGQSLSFLALFLRPEPSLRLLGSDRSGKEQRVLMKVEEALLLGMFLVQSLALVSACAVQRWWLRQYEEVEAEREASARKRSRRMARVQEEAIANAEAVARELEEKTRRSKEGRWAKNDFEG
- the LOC103968519 gene encoding GCN5-related N-acetyltransferase 6, chloroplastic codes for the protein MAAVATPSSGLRRIQFLRVQDRRKPLKRLASAATKDGSATSSEAEEDKGVSVELRPAPRFPQLETSSSQPNLAPRIPRIEASSNGSNLRFDRLQPSDEEFSCEHRRAFGRFVAREALLDEELWTAAWLRAESQWEDRSDVRYVETYKRQFADQEFNALKKRCGRQHAEKCVCIVAIRKDEKNVKRTVLKSIVGTLDLSVRQLLCGETFPGECLKPPASSNFYRADQPRYAYVANLCVAKHARRQGIATNMLLLAIDAAVSYGTHRIFVHVHKNNTGAQKLYDRIGFQMVKKAVPHLLADDKHLLCLKVKSDSSS